A genomic stretch from Desulfohalobium retbaense DSM 5692 includes:
- a CDS encoding radical SAM/SPASM domain-containing protein: MEGLSALWPKRHPELDWVQVAVTSYCDAKCAYCPHTRLRSGWRSQHIDPDLFASFLKRLKKTTLVYLQGWGEPLLHPQFWHMLAQVKAKGMLAGCTSNGNQLTTDTLHRAVDQGLDIMAFSLAGTGKHNDAIRRGTSFAHVMWAIETLQRLKVRLKSSTPKIHLAYMVLRSHLGDLEDVPSLVRESGIEHTVLSNLTLPLGAHWHRQAMLADSKQEYQRLQYWLDEIFSPPEVRAKVYTHFYTPWLPQGECSENVQRAACLSQWGEVSPCVMTQIPVQGPVRYWFQGQEQMVQRMQFGTLADEDFKTIWHKPEYKRFRKHLDLAMCSRCAKRQIDTHRASSQE, from the coding sequence TCCGCCTTGTGGCCAAAACGGCATCCGGAACTTGATTGGGTGCAGGTGGCTGTGACCTCATATTGCGACGCCAAGTGCGCGTATTGCCCCCATACCAGGCTGCGATCCGGATGGCGCTCTCAACATATCGACCCCGACCTGTTTGCCAGCTTTTTGAAACGGTTGAAAAAAACAACCCTGGTGTATCTTCAGGGATGGGGAGAGCCACTTTTACATCCCCAATTCTGGCACATGCTGGCTCAGGTTAAAGCCAAAGGAATGCTGGCTGGATGCACCAGCAATGGCAATCAACTCACCACGGACACATTGCACCGGGCTGTGGATCAGGGTCTGGATATCATGGCCTTTTCTTTGGCCGGCACAGGAAAGCACAATGATGCCATCCGGCGGGGCACTTCCTTTGCGCATGTCATGTGGGCCATCGAAACGCTCCAACGCCTCAAGGTCCGACTCAAGAGTAGCACCCCCAAAATACATTTGGCGTATATGGTCCTGCGTTCCCATCTAGGGGATCTTGAAGACGTACCGTCTCTGGTTCGCGAGAGTGGTATCGAGCACACGGTGCTCTCGAATCTGACGCTCCCTTTGGGGGCCCATTGGCATCGGCAGGCGATGCTCGCCGACAGCAAACAGGAGTATCAGCGGCTCCAATACTGGCTGGATGAGATTTTCTCTCCACCAGAAGTGCGAGCAAAGGTCTATACCCATTTTTATACCCCATGGCTCCCACAGGGAGAATGCTCCGAAAATGTCCAGCGTGCGGCCTGCCTCAGCCAGTGGGGGGAAGTGTCGCCCTGCGTTATGACCCAAATTCCAGTGCAGGGTCCGGTCCGCTACTGGTTCCAAGGCCAGGAACAGATGGTGCAGCGCATGCAATTCGGCACCCTTGCTGATGAAGATTTCAAAACCATTTGGCATAAACCGGAATATAAACGCTTTCGCAAGCATCTGGACCTGGCGATGTGCTCAAGGTGTGCAAAACGACAAATTGACACCCACCGAGCTTCATCCCAAGAATAG
- a CDS encoding NF038143 family protein, whose translation MSLRPDNAYEIVQDYEEQFAYRLGREVLHKPETSVWMIVIPILFVHHMYRVNKYKTGVRSFANGIMAPRKKALNKAFEEISDQIPDETLPAEEYFPELDTLPDHDPGLLDRQVQVINIFKSHYRKLLSANGTTYAELLHEAYPTSQKYKEFIRKVNHGERDLNQYLAKNIHDSDESRQVVHRLQDQSIQLREEEIHFFYNQTGKKKRRKG comes from the coding sequence ATGAGTCTCAGACCAGACAACGCCTATGAAATTGTCCAAGACTACGAAGAACAATTCGCCTACAGACTCGGTCGTGAAGTGCTGCATAAGCCTGAGACATCAGTCTGGATGATTGTGATTCCAATTTTGTTCGTCCACCATATGTACCGGGTCAATAAATATAAAACCGGTGTCCGTTCCTTTGCAAACGGCATTATGGCTCCACGAAAAAAAGCCTTGAACAAGGCTTTCGAGGAAATTTCTGATCAGATACCCGATGAGACCCTGCCGGCTGAGGAGTATTTCCCCGAATTAGACACCCTTCCGGACCATGATCCGGGCTTGTTGGACAGGCAGGTGCAAGTTATCAATATTTTCAAATCGCACTACCGGAAACTCTTGTCGGCCAATGGGACAACATACGCCGAGCTATTGCATGAGGCCTATCCAACATCTCAGAAGTACAAAGAATTCATACGGAAGGTCAATCATGGCGAAAGGGACCTCAATCAGTATTTGGCCAAGAACATCCACGATTCAGATGAAAGTCGTCAGGTCGTACACAGGCTCCAGGATCAATCTATCCAGTTACGCGAAGAAGAAATACACTTTTTTTATAATCAGACGGGAAAAAAGAAGCGCCGGAAAGGGTAG
- a CDS encoding YeiH family protein, translated as MANQDDSQSTVREQRMSMWKQLYKTEDYWAIWLAGLFFVVAVVCVMTWKPAVEELPEYRAIMNEEMDKAGFRTIAYTEAEDAMDGIQAKKEGFTSVIYNLTNRPKGWTSNPLNSIYMSEEQAAKKRAAAADRFEAAKEELAQARAEAEKAEAAAAAANFEDKELNQKAKASITKWRQAKSSLSSAKSAATAQPYNLIPSLIVLGIVIMLFFAIGARFIGINLRDFFKGFPVIFVLACIAYLISSQATLKALGLSYVLFALALGLIISNTLGVARWIKTAGQTEFFIKTGLVLLGARILIGQIALIGIPGIFVTWVVTPIVLVTTFWFGQNVIKMPSKELNITMSSDMCVSGVSAAIASASASGAKKEELTLSIGMSMIFVAVMIFALPAIANMTGMHPVWAGAWLGGTVDNTGSVVAAGELIGMEAMYVAATIKMIQNVMIGVIAFGVAAYWCLRVEPQRACKPGETPMKLTAGGALMEVWYRFPKFILGFIGASVIFSLMQTGVNMDWGQAMVNDGILAMANRFRGWFFCLAFVSIGLSINYGELKEPLRGGKPLLLYVSGQTLNLILTLFVAWLMFMVIFRDITDMLMAGA; from the coding sequence ATGGCAAACCAGGATGACAGCCAGAGCACTGTTCGCGAACAGCGCATGAGCATGTGGAAACAATTGTACAAGACCGAGGACTATTGGGCCATTTGGTTGGCCGGCTTGTTTTTTGTGGTCGCGGTCGTTTGTGTCATGACGTGGAAGCCGGCCGTTGAGGAGCTGCCGGAATACCGTGCGATCATGAACGAGGAGATGGACAAGGCCGGATTCCGGACCATCGCGTATACCGAAGCTGAAGATGCGATGGATGGCATCCAGGCCAAAAAAGAGGGGTTCACTTCGGTCATCTATAATTTGACCAATCGTCCCAAAGGGTGGACGAGCAACCCGCTCAACTCGATCTACATGAGTGAAGAACAGGCAGCCAAAAAGCGCGCAGCTGCTGCCGATCGCTTTGAGGCGGCCAAAGAAGAACTCGCTCAGGCACGGGCGGAGGCGGAAAAAGCTGAAGCCGCAGCAGCTGCTGCGAATTTTGAAGACAAGGAACTCAACCAAAAGGCCAAGGCATCCATCACGAAATGGCGTCAAGCCAAGTCGTCTCTGTCATCGGCGAAAAGCGCCGCCACTGCCCAACCCTACAACCTCATCCCCAGCCTGATCGTGCTCGGTATTGTGATCATGCTCTTTTTCGCTATCGGGGCACGTTTTATCGGCATCAACCTCCGGGATTTCTTTAAAGGATTCCCGGTTATTTTTGTCCTGGCCTGTATAGCCTATTTGATCAGTAGTCAGGCCACGCTGAAGGCACTGGGACTTTCCTACGTGCTGTTTGCTCTGGCCTTGGGATTGATCATTTCCAACACATTGGGCGTGGCCCGTTGGATCAAAACTGCCGGGCAAACCGAGTTCTTTATCAAAACCGGGCTTGTTCTGCTTGGGGCACGAATCTTGATCGGGCAGATCGCCCTGATCGGGATTCCCGGTATCTTTGTCACCTGGGTTGTGACACCTATTGTCCTGGTGACCACATTCTGGTTTGGTCAGAATGTGATCAAGATGCCGTCCAAGGAACTGAACATCACCATGTCTTCTGATATGTGCGTTTCTGGTGTGTCCGCGGCCATTGCCAGTGCCTCGGCCAGCGGTGCGAAAAAGGAAGAATTGACCCTGTCTATCGGCATGTCCATGATCTTTGTGGCCGTGATGATTTTTGCACTGCCCGCTATTGCGAACATGACAGGCATGCACCCGGTTTGGGCAGGCGCTTGGTTGGGTGGAACAGTGGATAACACCGGATCGGTTGTCGCCGCCGGTGAGTTGATCGGTATGGAAGCCATGTATGTGGCGGCCACGATTAAAATGATCCAGAATGTGATGATTGGTGTGATCGCTTTTGGCGTTGCCGCCTATTGGTGCTTGCGCGTCGAACCGCAACGTGCCTGCAAGCCTGGCGAAACGCCCATGAAGCTGACCGCCGGCGGGGCGCTGATGGAAGTCTGGTATCGCTTTCCCAAGTTTATCCTGGGCTTTATCGGCGCGTCGGTCATTTTCTCGCTGATGCAGACCGGTGTGAATATGGATTGGGGCCAAGCCATGGTGAATGATGGAATCCTGGCCATGGCAAACCGGTTCCGCGGTTGGTTCTTCTGCCTGGCCTTTGTCAGCATCGGCTTGAGCATCAACTACGGGGAACTCAAAGAGCCCTTGCGTGGTGGCAAGCCCTTGTTGCTGTATGTCTCCGGCCAGACGTTGAACCTCATCTTGACTCTGTTCGTCGCCTGGCTCATGTTTATGGTTATTTTCCGCGACATCACTGATATGTTGATGGCCGGCGCCTAA
- a CDS encoding c-type heme family protein, which produces MTAQKNSSAFFKQSLGVRSRFLLGTALALILFCFLAVFFLYNREEAQLKEQAYAKTQLVMAAVEASRHYVREELRPAMYERFGKDFFLLPAMSTSYASRSIMDLFNQELPQYEYRRVAVNARNPDSEANMLEVGMIKRFRRNPELKNWQGVMTVTGDKQFMRFKPVYFQQSCMTCHGKPEDAPQELVERYGNQRGFGHQAGELAGVVAVGIPVQKAFSVIQNQATTTFLFLFIGASLFYAALAWIFNQVVVNNLRGVLHIFRGEVEDKRLQDFLPPIDPDKPRDEFQELTEAAVTMSEHLRHTKQELKNHAQNLEKTVARRTKALEHSQQLLEQKVMARNQELGALNRISELTTRAEGVHDVWQRVLAQTLDLIPAHGAGVYLLDQNQDVLVLRYAYNAGALPEEVANSCSVSEHSSRDNEQFKASITRALRAELCSTVTLAPEVSCSNIPISCRGRVLGVMSFIHKDPVDINEEQKELLLSIGRQIGIAVESLRDMHLLLHNKELLQTVFDGITDQLVLLDRDLRVQMVNQAYLRRYNVTLSDVLHRPCYEIHAGLDDICPDCSLPQVLEDKKPSSREVETSSGEIFLLHFYPIVNEDGEVENIIRYTHEITEQKKMDQKIQQTEKMVALGQVSSGIAHEINNPLGIILCYTDLLKRQLKESPQAVTDVDVIEQQARNCKKIVTDLLQFSKKQESPKSPEQINAIIQNVAQILRHQLHKNGIDFHLQLDPTLPLVVVSADKIQQVVVNLVLNAMQAVGEQGRIVVESFVQEEGRRVALAVWDNGPGVESSIRQKIFDPFYSTKRVGEGTGLGLSVSYGIIQDHGGEITLESEQGQWTRFIVSLPLEASLNVAQDTTRPSGE; this is translated from the coding sequence ATGACTGCTCAAAAAAATTCCAGCGCGTTTTTCAAGCAATCCCTAGGGGTCCGATCACGTTTTTTACTCGGTACTGCCTTGGCTTTGATCCTGTTTTGTTTTCTCGCGGTCTTTTTCCTGTACAACCGCGAAGAGGCACAGCTCAAAGAACAGGCGTACGCAAAAACACAATTGGTCATGGCCGCTGTAGAGGCCAGCCGCCACTATGTCCGCGAAGAACTCCGGCCCGCCATGTACGAGCGGTTCGGGAAGGACTTTTTTTTACTCCCAGCCATGTCCACCTCGTACGCGAGCCGGTCCATCATGGATCTGTTCAATCAGGAACTGCCGCAATACGAGTACCGGCGAGTGGCGGTGAATGCCCGCAACCCTGACTCGGAAGCAAACATGTTGGAAGTAGGGATGATCAAGCGGTTCCGCCGCAATCCGGAACTGAAGAATTGGCAGGGGGTCATGACCGTTACAGGTGACAAACAGTTTATGCGCTTTAAGCCTGTGTATTTTCAACAGTCCTGCATGACCTGTCACGGAAAACCTGAAGATGCCCCCCAGGAATTGGTGGAACGCTATGGGAATCAAAGGGGGTTCGGTCATCAAGCTGGAGAATTAGCTGGGGTTGTGGCCGTTGGCATACCGGTACAAAAAGCCTTTTCCGTCATACAAAACCAGGCCACAACAACATTTTTGTTTCTTTTTATCGGCGCCTCGCTTTTCTACGCTGCACTGGCCTGGATCTTTAATCAGGTCGTGGTTAACAATCTCCGGGGCGTTCTGCATATTTTCCGAGGAGAAGTTGAAGACAAACGTCTGCAGGATTTTCTGCCCCCGATTGACCCGGACAAGCCACGTGATGAATTTCAGGAATTAACAGAAGCCGCGGTGACCATGTCGGAGCATTTGCGACATACCAAGCAGGAACTCAAAAACCACGCCCAGAATCTCGAAAAGACAGTAGCGCGCCGGACCAAGGCTCTGGAGCACTCCCAGCAGTTGCTGGAACAAAAGGTCATGGCCCGCAATCAGGAATTGGGCGCTTTGAATCGGATTTCTGAACTGACCACACGAGCAGAAGGTGTCCATGATGTCTGGCAACGGGTGCTGGCTCAGACCCTGGACCTTATTCCGGCCCATGGCGCGGGCGTTTATCTCTTGGACCAGAACCAGGATGTTTTGGTCCTGCGGTATGCCTATAACGCGGGCGCGCTGCCCGAAGAAGTGGCCAATTCCTGTTCTGTTTCCGAGCATTCGTCCCGGGACAATGAACAATTCAAGGCCTCTATCACGCGCGCCTTACGTGCTGAACTGTGCAGTACCGTGACGCTTGCTCCAGAGGTGTCCTGCTCCAACATTCCCATTTCCTGCCGTGGCCGGGTCCTGGGGGTCATGAGTTTTATCCATAAGGACCCTGTGGACATTAATGAGGAACAAAAAGAGCTGCTTCTGTCCATAGGGCGGCAGATAGGAATCGCTGTGGAGAGCCTGAGGGATATGCACCTCTTATTGCATAATAAAGAGTTGCTCCAGACTGTTTTTGACGGTATCACCGACCAACTGGTCCTTCTCGATCGCGATTTGCGGGTCCAAATGGTCAATCAGGCCTATTTGCGCCGATACAATGTCACCCTTTCTGACGTTCTCCATCGGCCTTGTTATGAGATCCATGCGGGATTGGATGATATCTGTCCAGATTGCAGCTTGCCGCAAGTATTAGAAGATAAAAAGCCCAGTAGCAGGGAGGTAGAAACATCAAGCGGTGAAATTTTCTTGCTCCACTTTTATCCTATTGTGAATGAGGACGGTGAAGTGGAAAATATTATTCGCTATACTCATGAAATAACTGAGCAGAAAAAAATGGATCAGAAAATACAGCAGACGGAAAAAATGGTTGCTCTGGGACAGGTGTCCTCGGGAATCGCCCATGAGATCAATAATCCGCTGGGCATTATACTGTGTTACACTGATCTTTTGAAGCGGCAACTCAAAGAGAGCCCTCAAGCTGTCACCGATGTCGATGTCATCGAACAACAAGCCCGGAATTGCAAGAAAATCGTCACTGATCTTCTGCAATTTTCAAAAAAACAAGAAAGCCCTAAGAGTCCTGAACAAATCAATGCCATTATTCAAAATGTCGCTCAGATTTTACGGCACCAATTGCATAAAAATGGCATCGATTTCCATTTGCAATTAGATCCCACTCTGCCGCTTGTTGTGGTCAGCGCGGACAAAATCCAACAGGTAGTGGTCAACTTGGTGCTCAACGCCATGCAGGCTGTAGGAGAACAGGGGCGTATCGTGGTCGAATCATTTGTCCAGGAGGAAGGCAGGAGGGTGGCCTTGGCCGTCTGGGACAACGGTCCCGGGGTTGAGAGCAGTATTCGTCAAAAAATTTTCGACCCCTTTTACAGCACGAAGCGGGTCGGTGAAGGCACGGGGCTTGGATTGTCGGTCAGTTATGGTATCATCCAGGACCACGGTGGGGAAATCACTTTGGAAAGCGAACAAGGGCAGTGGACCCGGTTCATCGTCAGTCTCCCCCTTGAAGCATCACTCAATGTCGCTCAGGACACCACCAGACCAAGCGGAGAGTGA
- a CDS encoding sigma-54-dependent transcriptional regulator, producing MARQLVLIIDDELQMIQGLKRILEYELDDVDIHVCGDSEQVLRQLLEHQYDLVLLDVCMPGIGGMELLPKIKNLTPDITVIMMTAFGNVDLAVQSIKQGASDFVCKPFEIPDLVAVLKRNLKRQKLRSDQDNWAESPLAAGLNAIVGQSKPVQDLLNLISSVAKTDYSVLVRGESGTGKELVARAIHQLSPRGDKRFVTVNCPAIPEHLLESELFGYKKGAFTGATQDKKGLFQEANGSTLLLDEVADIPISVQTKLLRVLQEQEIRPLGSNKDLPVDVRILSSTNQDLEYKLHTKAFREDLFFRLNVVTIKTPRLEEIPEDIPLLADFFTRQVCSELNISPKPFSAQAIAALQQRSWPGNIRELQNVVRRTLVFSSNDEVTEADIALIDNQGYDFQSEEEGTAEGDGLEPYSQAKERVLQSFTTEYIHALLQKTRGNVSQAAKLAGLSRVALQKILRRTAVDPRNYRNS from the coding sequence ATGGCCAGACAACTCGTTTTGATTATAGACGATGAATTGCAGATGATTCAGGGCCTCAAACGGATTCTGGAATACGAACTCGACGATGTCGACATCCATGTTTGCGGAGATTCCGAGCAGGTGCTGCGCCAACTCCTCGAGCACCAGTACGACCTGGTTCTCCTGGACGTATGCATGCCAGGCATCGGCGGGATGGAACTCTTGCCAAAGATAAAAAATCTGACCCCGGATATAACGGTGATTATGATGACCGCATTCGGCAATGTCGACCTGGCCGTGCAGTCCATCAAGCAAGGAGCCTCGGATTTTGTTTGCAAGCCGTTTGAAATACCGGACTTGGTCGCTGTTTTAAAACGCAACTTGAAACGGCAAAAATTGCGTAGCGATCAGGACAATTGGGCCGAAAGTCCATTGGCGGCGGGATTAAACGCCATCGTCGGGCAATCCAAACCCGTCCAGGACCTTTTAAACCTTATCAGTTCTGTCGCCAAAACGGATTATTCGGTACTCGTCCGCGGAGAAAGCGGGACCGGAAAAGAACTTGTGGCTCGAGCCATTCACCAGTTAAGTCCCAGAGGGGACAAACGGTTTGTGACGGTGAACTGCCCGGCAATTCCCGAACATTTATTGGAAAGCGAGTTATTCGGATACAAAAAAGGGGCTTTCACCGGGGCGACGCAGGACAAAAAAGGACTTTTCCAGGAAGCCAACGGCTCGACCCTGCTTTTGGATGAAGTCGCGGACATTCCCATTTCCGTGCAGACAAAACTCTTACGCGTGCTTCAGGAACAAGAGATCCGTCCTCTGGGTTCGAATAAAGACCTTCCGGTGGATGTCCGTATCTTGTCCTCGACCAATCAGGATTTGGAGTACAAACTCCACACCAAAGCATTTCGCGAGGATCTCTTTTTTCGGTTGAATGTTGTCACTATCAAGACACCGCGCCTCGAAGAAATTCCAGAAGATATCCCTTTACTGGCTGATTTTTTTACCCGGCAGGTCTGCAGCGAACTCAACATATCACCGAAGCCATTTTCTGCTCAGGCTATTGCCGCCTTACAACAGAGGTCGTGGCCGGGAAACATTCGAGAACTGCAAAATGTCGTGCGTCGGACCCTGGTTTTTTCCAGCAATGACGAAGTCACGGAGGCAGACATCGCGCTCATTGATAACCAAGGCTATGATTTCCAGTCGGAAGAGGAGGGAACTGCCGAAGGTGACGGATTGGAACCCTACAGCCAAGCCAAGGAGCGCGTCTTACAAAGTTTTACCACCGAGTACATCCACGCCCTTTTGCAAAAAACCCGGGGCAATGTCTCCCAGGCGGCCAAGTTAGCTGGGCTGAGCCGGGTCGCCCTGCAAAAAATCCTGCGCCGTACCGCCGTCGACCCAAGAAACTACCGGAATAGCTGA
- a CDS encoding carboxymuconolactone decarboxylase family protein: MSKQISELEKMVANFRAFRHHLPDVGEAYDCLPAEAHKDGVLSGKVKRLMALSAALTHGCKACILYQTEEALKLGASVEEILESCAVAMSLGGTMAAGETPRVMEYLQEKGLV; encoded by the coding sequence ATGTCAAAGCAGATCAGTGAATTGGAGAAGATGGTCGCCAATTTCCGGGCGTTTCGTCACCATTTACCCGATGTCGGCGAGGCTTACGACTGCCTGCCGGCTGAAGCCCACAAGGACGGGGTCCTGTCTGGAAAGGTCAAACGCCTGATGGCCCTGTCCGCTGCCCTGACCCACGGCTGCAAGGCGTGTATCCTCTATCAGACCGAAGAAGCCCTGAAATTGGGGGCCAGCGTTGAGGAGATCCTCGAATCATGCGCCGTGGCCATGAGCCTTGGCGGTACGATGGCCGCGGGCGAAACACCGCGGGTTATGGAGTACCTCCAGGAAAAGGGACTTGTCTGA
- a CDS encoding cation diffusion facilitator family transporter → MSTASKHTPSPAGSEALSPETYQIRRVALYAFLINLLLAAAKASLAVFSGSLAITAGAIDSATDSFASLAVYGGVRLSSRRSPTFPLGLYKIENLISVVIALFIFFAGYEIVRHILGSGPAAVEVTPLVLLVLAGTTAVTFGFGRYALKVGRRTGSPTLIAEGKHRQVDVLSSLVVFVSALLSYVDIQFSLFGLGIDELAAAVVVLFIAHAGWELLTEGMRVLLDASVEQETLEQARDIIHSEPLVTEIIALVGRNAGRFRFLQTTIRVRTENLTKAHAATERIQNRLQDELDNVERVLIHVEPRRAEHHRVAVPLETRHGRLSHHFGEAGFFAFVQRNRENGAVVEQTVKANPFATVAKGKGIQVAEWLVQEKVDQVLVREDIRHKGPGYVFANAGIDVRTAAAEELEEALTGAENEAAG, encoded by the coding sequence ATGTCCACCGCGTCAAAACACACTCCATCTCCTGCTGGCAGCGAAGCGCTTTCGCCCGAAACCTATCAGATCCGCCGCGTGGCGCTCTATGCTTTTCTCATCAATCTTCTTTTGGCCGCAGCCAAAGCGTCTTTAGCCGTTTTCAGTGGCAGCCTGGCCATCACCGCCGGTGCCATTGACTCGGCCACGGATTCTTTTGCCTCCCTGGCGGTTTACGGCGGCGTCCGATTGTCTTCGCGGCGGAGCCCGACGTTTCCCCTGGGGTTGTATAAGATCGAAAATCTCATCTCCGTGGTCATTGCCCTGTTCATCTTTTTTGCTGGCTACGAAATCGTGCGGCACATCCTGGGCTCCGGTCCGGCCGCAGTCGAAGTGACGCCGCTGGTACTTCTCGTTCTGGCCGGAACCACAGCGGTGACCTTCGGGTTCGGACGCTACGCCCTCAAGGTCGGACGACGGACCGGTTCCCCGACATTGATCGCCGAAGGCAAGCACCGCCAGGTCGATGTCCTGTCTTCCCTCGTTGTCTTTGTTTCAGCCCTGCTCAGTTACGTGGATATCCAGTTCAGCCTCTTTGGTCTGGGAATCGACGAACTGGCCGCGGCTGTGGTGGTCCTTTTCATCGCCCATGCCGGCTGGGAATTGCTGACCGAGGGGATGCGCGTGCTTCTGGACGCGTCAGTAGAACAGGAGACCCTGGAGCAGGCCCGGGATATCATCCATAGTGAGCCGCTGGTCACTGAGATTATTGCATTGGTGGGGCGCAACGCGGGCCGTTTTCGCTTTCTTCAGACCACGATCCGGGTACGCACCGAGAACCTGACCAAGGCCCACGCGGCCACGGAACGGATTCAAAACCGCCTGCAAGACGAACTCGACAATGTCGAGCGAGTGCTCATCCATGTCGAACCCCGCCGGGCCGAACACCACCGGGTGGCAGTCCCTCTGGAGACCCGGCATGGGCGGCTGAGCCACCATTTCGGCGAAGCGGGGTTCTTTGCGTTTGTGCAACGCAACCGGGAAAACGGGGCCGTTGTCGAACAAACGGTCAAGGCCAATCCGTTTGCAACAGTCGCCAAGGGCAAAGGAATTCAGGTAGCTGAATGGCTGGTACAGGAAAAGGTGGACCAGGTCCTGGTCCGGGAGGATATCCGGCATAAAGGTCCGGGGTATGTCTTTGCCAATGCTGGCATCGATGTCCGGACCGCAGCAGCGGAGGAACTCGAGGAGGCTTTGACTGGGGCGGAAAACGAGGCGGCTGGCTGA